TTTTGATGTACTCGTGCACCATGGCCATCACCTCCGTTTAATAATAGATGAAAGTTTTTATTAACTTTTCGTTAGTTTTTTCTTATCTCGTTCCAGACACCTGCCATTATGAGAAACGCTCCGGCGAGGGCCCTCTTTGTAAACCTCTCGCCCAAGAGTATAAAGGCCGAGAGCGAGCCGAATATGGGCTCCATTGAGTATATCAGAGCGGCCTTGTAAGCGGTCGTGTGCTTCTGGTACTTCACCTGAAGGGTAAACGCTATCACTGTCCCAAAGATTGCCGTGTAAATGAGCCCGAGCCAGGGGAGGATTTCCCTTGGAAAAACCTTCGGCTCGAAGAGGAGCGCAAATACCAACGAGAAGAGGAAGTTCCAGAAAATCTGCCAGAAGGCCAGGCTGAGGTAGTCTTTTTCTCCAAACTTCTGAACTAGAACTATCTGAAAGGCAAAGCTGACCGCACAGAGGGCCGTTAAAAAGTCACCGTAGCTTACCGTCCTCCCGGCTCCCGAAATCAGGTAAAGGCCAGTGAGTGCTATGCCCAGCGAGAGAATATCTCTGGCCTTAATCCGCTCTCCTAAAAGGAAGTATGCTATGAACGGCGTGAAGACGACGTAGAGGGAGGTTATGAAGGCGGAATTTGAGGCTGTTGTGTACTTTAAGCCAACAATCTGGAAGCCGTGGCCGAAGAAGAGCGTTAAACCTAGCAGAAAGCCCTCGTAGAGAGTTTCCCTTCTGAGGACCCTTGAGCGAAAGATTGTCAACATAAGGAGCGAGGCAATGCCAAAACGGTAGGCAAGGAAGAGTATTGGGGGGATATAGTCCAGACTAACCTTCATTGCCGGAAAAGTTAGCCCCCACATGGCTGTTATGGCTAGAAGCACGAGCTCTGAACGGTTCATCGCCCGGAATTAAAACGGGAATTTAAAAAGTTACTCCCCCGGGCCGTTTATACAGCCCATGTTCATGGCGAGAAGGCTTTCAACGTAACCACTCTCTAGATTGTGGCGGATTTTGCCGGCCAGTTTCCTCAGTTCTTTCTCGCTTAAGGGTCTCTTTGTTTTCAACCACTTTATCAGTCCGTCCTTCTTGTCGAGAATCACTATCTCACCCTCAGTGATGAGTGGGACGTAGTTCATCTTAACCCCGTAGAGCTCCTCCGCAAAGGCCAGCTTCGCCCTCAGTAGCTCCAGATAGTTTGCGAGGTCTTCCCCAAGGAGTTCTCTCACAAGCTTCTTCATTCTCCCACCATCTGTGCTTTGCTACACATGTTTATTAACCTATCGGGCAAAAGTGGGTAGGAAAATGGGATAAGCGATAAAAACGTATCACTCCCGTGAGACCATGTTTATGAAGTATGCCCACCACTTCCATGCCTACCAACCGGGGGATGTAGTTTATGTCAGGGACGGTAATGGGGGCGGGCCAATAGAGTATGAGGAGCGGAAGAGTCCCGTCGCGATTAGGATAGGTGGAAACGAGGTTAGGGGCGAGAACTGGACGATGGCCATGCTCTATTCCTACGAGATGATTTCAGACACCCTGTCACGGCTTAAAGGGGTTAGCGTTGACATCGAACCCTTCACGCTCCTCATGCTCCTCTACTACCGCAGGAGGGCTTTCGAGGATACCGTTGAATTGCTCAGAGAGCTCGACGCCGTTCCAACGGTTCCCTTCCACCCGATAATGCCCCACCTTGACGAGTTTGAACAGGGAATTCTCGCGAGGGTTTCCTTCGATTTCTACGCCCCGCTTACTGGCAACAAGCCCGTCGTTGGCTACTGGCTTCCTGAGGCAGTGATAACCAAAAAAACTGCGGAAATAGTTGAATCGGCAACAGATAAAAAGCTTGTCTTTCTGCTCGATGAAAGACAACTCCTCTATGACTTTCCACAGGCCAAGTACTCCTGCAACCGCTACGGCGGTTCCTTCGTCTTCGGTCGCGAGTGGTCACTGAGTGATGCCTTCGCCTTTAATACTCTCGACGTTTCCGGCCTCGTCGGGGAAACACTCTCCAGAAGGGACGAGTACAAGGAAAGCATCGGCGTTCCCTACCTCGTTTTCACGGCAAGTGACCTTGAGAGTCTCCTGGGAAATCCGCAACAGCTTGACCGCTTCGTTGCCTGGATGGAGGGGATAGAAAAGAAAGGCGTCGAGAGAATTTCAGCCC
Above is a genomic segment from Thermococcus sp. containing:
- a CDS encoding DMT family transporter; the encoded protein is MNRSELVLLAITAMWGLTFPAMKVSLDYIPPILFLAYRFGIASLLMLTIFRSRVLRRETLYEGFLLGLTLFFGHGFQIVGLKYTTASNSAFITSLYVVFTPFIAYFLLGERIKARDILSLGIALTGLYLISGAGRTVSYGDFLTALCAVSFAFQIVLVQKFGEKDYLSLAFWQIFWNFLFSLVFALLFEPKVFPREILPWLGLIYTAIFGTVIAFTLQVKYQKHTTAYKAALIYSMEPIFGSLSAFILLGERFTKRALAGAFLIMAGVWNEIRKN